The stretch of DNA GACCCTGACGTCGGCCACCGCCAAGCTGGTCAAGGCCGGCTGGCTGGTCAAGGGCCGCTCGGGATGGACCATCACCGAGGACGGCATGCGTGCCACTGTCGCTTACCCGGACGCTGTATCTTTCGCGTCCGCGCTCGACGCCGGCACTCCCGTTCCTGCCGACACCCCGGTTCCGGAAGCACCCGCCGGGTTCGTCCGTCCGGTGTCCGCCGCTGCCGCCACCCTTGAGGTGCCAGCCAAGGACGACGCCAAGACGGCCAAGAAGGCCCCCGCAAAGAAGGCACCCGCCAAGAAGGCCGCATCCGTTGTGGAAAAGGCTGCCAAGGCGATCGAAGACGCCGTCGAGCCTGTGGTGAAGGCCGTGCGCAAGAAGGCTCCTGCGAAGGCCGAAGCCGCAGCGCCTGCAGCAACCGAGCCGTTCGAAGGCCCGGACGTGGAGACCCACCCGCAGCCCGAGGCCGTGGCCGTTGCCGGCGACTTCAACACCATCCTGGGTGCCCCCGAGAACTGGGCACCGCAGTACGACGAGGCCCAGATGGAGTTCGACTTCCTGGACCAGCTGTGGAAGAAGAGCGCCGAACTGCCGGCCGGCCACTACACCTTCAAGATCGCGCTCAACCGTTCTTGGACCGAGAACTACGGCGCATTCGGGACGTTCGATGGCCCCAACCACGAGCTGCACCACTCCGGCGGCACCGTGACCATCCGCTACAACCACTCCACGCGCGACATCACCATCAACTAAGCGCCCTTTCCCCAACTGGGTAGCAGCAGATGTCGTTTTGAGCCCTCATAACGACATCAACTGCTACCCAGTTGGGCGGGCGGCTGCCGAGGAGGCCTACTCATGGCACGCCACGCCGAACCAACCGCTGACGGGCCGGCGGCTCACCAGGTTCGCTTGAGCGCCCGCGTGTTCGGCGTGGTGCAGGGCGTCGGCTTCCGGTACCGGACCATGGGTGAAGCCGAGGAGCTGGGCCTGACCGGAGAGGTGAAAAACCTCGACGACGGTTCGGTAGCCCTGGTTGCCGAAGGCACCGGAGAGCAGGTGGAGAAGCTTTTGGACTGGCTGAACTCGGACCGCGCCCCAGGCCGGGTGGAGCGGGTGGACCACACCCTGTCCGAAATCCAGGGATCCTTTAGGGAATTCCGGGCACGCTGAGCCCGATGAAGGCGCCCAGTTCCTCCAGCGCGGCCGGCTTGTGCGGCATGTAGTTCGTGAGCTCGGGGGAGCGGACGATCACCGCCCGCCACTGGCCACGTGACACGGCCACGTTGATCCGGTTCCGGTTCAGGAGGAATTCGGCACCCCGCGGAGCCTCCGCCACCGCAGAACATGCCATTGACACCAGAACCACCGGTGCTTCCTGGCCCTGGAACTTGTCCACCGTTCCCACCCGGACGTCCGGCAGGCCGGCGTCGGCCAATTCCTTGCGGATGAGGTGCACCTGGGTGTTGTACGCGGCCACCACCAGAAGGTCCTGCTGCTCCAGCGGCCGGGCTGCGGCTTCCGGCCCCGGCGTCCATTTAAGGCCCAAGTGTCGGTGTGCCTGCCGGACCACCTCCGATGCTTCCTCTGCCGAGCTTGTCGAATTGCCGGTGTGCTGTACCAACACAGTCTCAACGCCCGGCGGCACGGTTTCCAGCTCACGCAGGGATGCTGCCGGTGCGGACTGCAGCTTACTTTCATAGCTGAGCCTCGACACCGCAGCGCACAGGGCCGGATGCATCCGCCAGCTGTCAGCCAGGAAATATCCCAACCGTGCCGGCAGGGTGGCGTGCCCGGCGGCCAGCCAGCCGAGGGCGGAATCATCCACCGGCTCCGGGTGGGCGCCTTGCGTCACCTGGGGGAGCTGCTGGGGATCTCCCAGGAGCAGGAGCCGCTTCGCTGCCCGGGAAACGGCCAGTGTGTTGGCCAGGGAGAACTGTCCGGCCTCATCGATCACCAGGAGGTCCAGGGAACCGGCCGGGACTTCCTTGCCGGTCATGGTCCAGGCCGTTCCGCCCACCAGGCAGCCACCGGAAGACTCCAGCAGGCGTGCGACATCGCCGTCGGCCGTAGCTTTCCACGGAACCTCGTGGGGTGCGGAGAGCTTCTTCGCTACCAGCGACGGGTCCACCCCGCCCTTGTCGATGGCCCGGCACAGCAGGTTCTCCACCACGTTGTGCGACTGGGCCACCACTCCCACTTTCCAGCCTTCGCCGACGAGTTGGCCGATCACGTGAGCGCCAACGTAGGTCTTGCCCGTGCCGGGAGGACCCTGGACGGCCAGGTAGGAACGGTCCAGGTCCCGCAGCGAAGCTGTGATGGCGCCTGCATAATCGGCAGCGCCATCGGCCCCGTGCTGAACCTCAGCTGGTCCGGGCAGCGAGCGGAACCGCGGGGGCAGTTTGCGAAGGATGTCCAGGCCCGGCTGGGCGGGCAATGAGGGAACCGTGGACCCCACAGCCCTGGCGAGCTCCGCCAAAGCGGCCTCGATGCTCGCCGTCGCCAGCGGCTGGTCCTCGGTGAGGGCCACCGGGAGATGCGGGTACGCCTGCACCTTGCCGGACTCGCGTTCGGCGATGGTGATGAGGGTGTAGGCGGGATTGTCCGGTGCAGGCTGCAGGTCGCTGATACGGGTCCCAAAGCTGAACCCCCGGGCTCCCGGTGCTGCATCCGGGGCCGCCATGCCATCCGGCGGCGGGGAATCGTAGAGCCGGCACCAGGTGGAATCCGCGCGGAAGTCGGAACCTTCGGTCATGATGCCCCGCAGCTTCAAGATCCGGGTCCGCATCCGCTCCCGCGGCTTGGCCAGGGCCCAGTCAGAGGAGACCTCTGCAGATTCGACCACGAACACATTGCGCTGATCGGACCAGCTCGCCAGCGGAGCCTCCACCCGGTCAAAGTGCTGCCACCAGAACTGCTTGCGTTCGCGGCGGTGGTATCCGGTGGCGGCCGCCACCATGGCGATGGCCCGTTCGTCGTCCGTCCAGGGTCGGTTGTCCGGCAGTCCGGCGAGGTACTCGTGCAGCCGGCCCTCCTCAGGTGATTCGTCCTGCGCGTCCCCGCGGCCCGGGCGGGCAGTGCCAAGCGCAAAGACGCCGGGCTCGGGATCCTCCCGTGCTTCCACCGGAACCTTTTCGGCGTCGGCCTGAGGCTGGATGTCCAGCAGCCAGTCACGCAGGCGCAGCGTGGACAGGCAGTCGTACTGGTTGTAGTCGGAAATGGAGGAAAGGACGGCGGCTGCCTCGGCCTGGTGCCCGGCATCGCGGGCGGCGCAGTAGGCCGCGTAGGCCACCACGGAGGCCCCGGCGTCCTTGACGTCCCCGGAGCGCAGGTTGTCGCCCATGTACAGCGGCTCGAGCTTCTTGATGGAATAGGACGCCTCGGAGATGCGCAGCGAGTGCTTCACTGTGGCGTAGAGGTCCACAAGAAGGCCTTTCCGCAACCAGTCGTCCACGGTGTCTTCGCCCGCCTGGTGGGCCAGGGACAGGTTCCGGAGGGCCGTCTTCTCGTAGGCGGCGTAGTGGTAGACGTGCATGTCCGGATACTGCCTGCGGCGGTTCTCCACGTATTCAAGGAAATCCAGGAAGGCCTTCCGTTCTCCGGACCGGGAATGGGCCCAGAAGGGCCGGAACACAGGGTCGCCCCCAGCGCCGGCCACGGGCGCCTCGATCACGCCGAACAGGTACTCGATGCCCCAGACCCCTGTGGCCGGGTCCTGCCAGAGCGGATCGCCCTCAAAGTCGAAGAAGATGTCCCCGGCACTCGGCGCCGGGAGCGTGCCGATGGTGTGCTCCGGCAGGACGCTGTAGGAGACAGTGTGGGGCTCGCCGTCCTTGGTGAACGTCCGGGATCCGGCGGCAGCATCCAGTCCCAGCTGCATCCGTGCCTGGGCGCGGAGCCGCGCCACGGAGTTCTTGGCGTCAGCCGCCGGCATGGCAGCGAGTTCGTCGATGCTGGTGATGCCGGCCGCATGGAGTTTCCTGCGCTGGACCACCGACATCCCGGCGACCATAAGGAGGTCCCGGTGCAGCTGGACCTGTTCAGCGCAGTAGTCGCACCGGCCGCAGTGGACGATGCCTGGCTGCTGCCACTTAACGGCCTCGCCGCGGACTCGGTGGTCGGCCGTGAGTTGGCGGAAGCGCAGGCGTCGTTCGCGGAAAACGGGCAGAAGGTCCGGAAGGGAATGGCTGCTGCGCAACCAGTCCTCACCAACTCGGGTACCCAGCACGAGGGTGACCGCGGGGGAGGGGTCCAGCCCCATCCCGAGGAGCTGGTCACCGTAAGCCGCGAGCTGCAGCAGGGCGCCCACTTTGGCGTGCCGGGCCAGCTTGGTGTCCCAGACTTCGTACCGGCCCGGCAGCCCGGTCCCGGCGGCCTCGTTGACCAGGAAGTCCGCATAGCCGAGGAACTCGCCATCGAAGAAGGTGGCCTGGAAGACGACGTCGGCCCCGGAGCGCAGCGCGAGCTCGGTTTCGGCGTGCTTTGCTTGGAGTTCCCCGCGGACCGTATTGCCGCGTTCCAGTGAGTAGACGCCCGTGCCGCGGCTGGCATCCCATGGCCCGTATTTGGCCACCAGGCTTTCCAGGACGGTCTGCTCGTGCCGGTCGCCCAGCTCGCCGGCCCGGACCCGCATCTCGTCAGGAGGGAATGCGGCCTTGGCGGCCCGGCCCAGCTTCTCGTCGAGGACACGGAGCGTGCGGTATTCACATTCGCTGGCCGCCACGAGGTCGCTGGCGGAGAACACCAGGTCCGGCGCGGCGCCGGGACCGGCACTGGCATCGGCTTCGAGCGGGAACACGGGGCC from Pseudarthrobacter chlorophenolicus A6 encodes:
- a CDS encoding pullulanase X25 domain-containing protein, which encodes MAKSTAENTFLRLKTVLDVLTEGVWSGDALNAGQVLAESTARVPFNEHEAELLSGGIPRGHKTLTSATAKLVKAGWLVKGRSGWTITEDGMRATVAYPDAVSFASALDAGTPVPADTPVPEAPAGFVRPVSAAAATLEVPAKDDAKTAKKAPAKKAPAKKAASVVEKAAKAIEDAVEPVVKAVRKKAPAKAEAAAPAATEPFEGPDVETHPQPEAVAVAGDFNTILGAPENWAPQYDEAQMEFDFLDQLWKKSAELPAGHYTFKIALNRSWTENYGAFGTFDGPNHELHHSGGTVTIRYNHSTRDITIN
- a CDS encoding acylphosphatase; this translates as MARHAEPTADGPAAHQVRLSARVFGVVQGVGFRYRTMGEAEELGLTGEVKNLDDGSVALVAEGTGEQVEKLLDWLNSDRAPGRVERVDHTLSEIQGSFREFRAR
- a CDS encoding TM0106 family RecB-like putative nuclease; its protein translation is MFPLEADASAGPGAAPDLVFSASDLVAASECEYRTLRVLDEKLGRAAKAAFPPDEMRVRAGELGDRHEQTVLESLVAKYGPWDASRGTGVYSLERGNTVRGELQAKHAETELALRSGADVVFQATFFDGEFLGYADFLVNEAAGTGLPGRYEVWDTKLARHAKVGALLQLAAYGDQLLGMGLDPSPAVTLVLGTRVGEDWLRSSHSLPDLLPVFRERRLRFRQLTADHRVRGEAVKWQQPGIVHCGRCDYCAEQVQLHRDLLMVAGMSVVQRRKLHAAGITSIDELAAMPAADAKNSVARLRAQARMQLGLDAAAGSRTFTKDGEPHTVSYSVLPEHTIGTLPAPSAGDIFFDFEGDPLWQDPATGVWGIEYLFGVIEAPVAGAGGDPVFRPFWAHSRSGERKAFLDFLEYVENRRRQYPDMHVYHYAAYEKTALRNLSLAHQAGEDTVDDWLRKGLLVDLYATVKHSLRISEASYSIKKLEPLYMGDNLRSGDVKDAGASVVAYAAYCAARDAGHQAEAAAVLSSISDYNQYDCLSTLRLRDWLLDIQPQADAEKVPVEAREDPEPGVFALGTARPGRGDAQDESPEEGRLHEYLAGLPDNRPWTDDERAIAMVAAATGYHRRERKQFWWQHFDRVEAPLASWSDQRNVFVVESAEVSSDWALAKPRERMRTRILKLRGIMTEGSDFRADSTWCRLYDSPPPDGMAAPDAAPGARGFSFGTRISDLQPAPDNPAYTLITIAERESGKVQAYPHLPVALTEDQPLATASIEAALAELARAVGSTVPSLPAQPGLDILRKLPPRFRSLPGPAEVQHGADGAADYAGAITASLRDLDRSYLAVQGPPGTGKTYVGAHVIGQLVGEGWKVGVVAQSHNVVENLLCRAIDKGGVDPSLVAKKLSAPHEVPWKATADGDVARLLESSGGCLVGGTAWTMTGKEVPAGSLDLLVIDEAGQFSLANTLAVSRAAKRLLLLGDPQQLPQVTQGAHPEPVDDSALGWLAAGHATLPARLGYFLADSWRMHPALCAAVSRLSYESKLQSAPAASLRELETVPPGVETVLVQHTGNSTSSAEEASEVVRQAHRHLGLKWTPGPEAAARPLEQQDLLVVAAYNTQVHLIRKELADAGLPDVRVGTVDKFQGQEAPVVLVSMACSAVAEAPRGAEFLLNRNRINVAVSRGQWRAVIVRSPELTNYMPHKPAALEELGAFIGLSVPGIP